The sequence below is a genomic window from Streptomyces sp. NBC_00582.
TCGCCGTACGCGACCACACGCCCACCGGGCCGCTGCCCGCGCCCTCCCGGTCCGCGCCCGCGCTGCGCGCCCTCGACGACGCGCTGCTGCACGCCGCCGAGACCTTCGACCGGGGCGGCGCGGACGCACTGCACACCCGCAGGCGCCGCGCCCGCGATCTGCTGCGGACCGCGTTCGGGGCGGGCGGCCGTGAGTACGGGCTGCGGGTCGCCCTGTGCTTCGGGGCGAGCGCCGCCATCGCCCAGGCCCTGCACCACTCCCACTGGTACGGGCAGCACACCCACTGGTACTGGCTGCCCGCCACCGCCGTGTTCCTCGTCAAGCCCGACCTCGGTCCGCTGGTGTCCCGGGTGCTGTGCCGGGCCGCCGGGACGGTGCTCGGCGCGCTGCTGTTCGCCGCGTTCGCCGCCGTGCTGCCCCGGCCGGAGGGGCTCGTCGCGCTGGTCGCCGTCTGCGGTGCGCTCATCCCCGTCTCCACCCGGCACTTCGCCGCGCAGACCGCCGTCGTCACCGTCCTCGTGCTGTCCCTCGTGATGGTCGGCGGCGAGCCCCAGGCCTCCGTCAGCCGTATCGCCGAGACCCTGCTGGCCTGCGCGATCGTGCTCGTCGTCGGACATCTGCCGATGCCGGGGGAGCGCGGCGGCCAGGTGCGCGCCCGGCTCGCCACAGCCTCCGCCGCCGCGCACGCCTACCTCACCCATGTCCTCGACGGCCCCGACGACCGCGCCGTCCGCTGGACCCTGCGCCGCGAGGCCTACCGCACGCTCGCCGAGGCCCGTACCGCCAGCGCGCTGGCCGCCCATGAACTGCCCGCCCTCGCCCGGCACTCGGAGGGCACGGACGAGGTCGCCGCCCTCCTCGAACGGCTCGTCGACACCACCACCGCCTGCGCCGTCCACCTCGACGACACCGGCCGGCTCGGGCCCGGGCACCGGGCCCGGCTCGCCGAACTCCTCGGCGAACTCGCCGTGCGGCGGGACCGCGTGGGGCTGACGACTCCGGTGCCGGTGCCGCTCGCGGGCTGAACGGGCGCCGTGGTGGCTGGTGGCGCCCACGCGGCGCAGCCGCCGGCGACACGGTCCCGCGCCCCTCCAGGGCGCTGCCCGTCAGCCGACGCGCACCCACACCGGGGCGTGGTCCGATCCCGCCGCGCTGTGGTGTGCCGCCGGATCCGCCCCCACCGACGGCAGACGGAGTTCCTCCACCGTCCCCGTCCCGGCCTGCGTGACCCGGTGGACCAGGCGGTGGCTCGTCAGGATGTGGTCGATCAGTTCACGGCGGCCGGAGTCGATCCGCGAGTACCGACGGTCGGCGGGGATCAGCGGGGCCACGTCCCACAGCCGGGCCGCGTCGCCCCTGTCGGGCGTCTCGAAGCCCGGCGTACCGATCACGGAACCGGGTGGCCCCAGCAGCATCTGGGTGGTCGCCGCCTGCACCTCGTCGTTGAGATCGCCCAGCACGGCCACATCGCGCGCACGGCCGTCACCGGCCAGCAGCTCGTCGGCGAGTGCCCGCAGCGCCGTCGCCTCCGCGGCCCGCCGGTAGAGGGCGTACGCGCCGTAACGGGCCCGTTCGCCCTCGTCGTGCGGGAAGAAACGATCCCCCGGGTAGGTGAGCAACTTGGATTTCAGATGCGCCACCGCCATCCGCAGCGGCCCGGCCTCCGTCACCGTCTCCACCGCGAGGAACCCCCGCCCCGCCCCCTCCGAGACGGCACCGGAGTCGTCCGCCTGCACCGGCCGCACCCGCGCCGGGAACGCCCGCGTGTCCGCGAGGACCTCCAGGGGCGTACGGCTGACCACTCCGACCCGGATGCCCCGGCCGTCGGGGAGGGCGGAGAGCGCCGTGTGCCAGGTGCCGCCCACCGTCTCCAGCAGATCCGCCAGCGCCTCGGGCTCCCCGACCTCCTGCACGCCGAGCACCCCCGGGTCGAGCGCCGTCACGACGTCGGCCAGCGCGGCGAGCTTCGCCTCGTACGCCGCCTTGTCCTTCGGGCCGAACGGTCCGCCGGGCCGGTACAGGTTCTCCAGGTTCCAGGTGGCGAGGAGCATGCCGGGCTCCCTCCAGGAGGTGTCGTGGCGCCAGGGTGCCCGCCCGCCGCGTACGGCGACAGCTTCGCGACACGAAGCGGGCCACGCCTCACGCGACCGCACGACACCGCCGTACGTCGACACGACGACGCCCGCTCCGACACCCGCCCCCCACGCGGAAAACCCCCGGCCATCCACGCGGTGTACGACCGCGGCCTCGACGGGCCCGGCGCCACCCCCGGCTCCTCGACCTCACCGCCCTGGAGCCGCTCGCGGAGCGGCCCGTCCGCCATCACGACGCGTACGACGTCTGACACGCGCGGTGCCTGAGTTGTCCGGAACGTGACCGGATCCTCACGGTCCGCGCCGAACCCGTGTCAACTACGTCTCAGTAACGCAACTGAGCGAGCTTCCAGGCCCCCGGAGAGCGTTAACTCCTACAAGTACGACGCTTTCTGGAGGTGCGAGATGGTGAACGGGCGAACCGTGCTCGAGCGCTTTCCCGCAGGCGGGCCGCGCGGATCGTGGCCCGCGGAGGAGTTCGCCCACGCGCGGCGCATGGAGGGGCTGGCCGCCGAGGTCGTCATGGACCTCGCGACCGACACCTTCCTGGTGATCGTGCGGGCCGACGCCGCCGAGTGATCCTCAGCCGACGCTCGACGTGGGCGCCGTCGGCTTGAACTGCTCCGCCTGGAGGGCGTACAGCTCCGCGTAGACGCCGCCGCAGGCCAGCAGCTCGTCCGGGGTCCCGGACTCCACCAGCCGGCCCTGGTCGAGGACGTGCACCAGGTCCGCGTGGCGCACCGACGCCAGCCGGTGGGTGATCAGGACGACCGTCTGACCGCTGCCCGCCAGCGCCCGGATCTTGTCGAACACCTCCAGCTCGGCCCGGGCGTCCAGGGCCGCCGTCGGCTCGTCCACGATCAGGATGCGGCCGCGCCGGTACGCGGCCCGCGCGATGCCGAGGCGCTGCCACTGGCCGCCGGACAGCTCGTGCCCGCCGCTGAAGTTCCGGGCCAGCAGGGTGTCCAGACCGCGCGGCAGATCCGCGACCACGTCCTCGGCGCCCGCCTCCGCGACCGCGCCCGCCAGCCGCTCCTCCGTCATCGCCGCGGACGAGCGCCCCACGGCCACGTTCACCCGCGCGGTGAACGGCCAGCGCTTGAAATCCTGCGCCACCATCGCGATCCGCTCGGCGAGCTGGTGCCGGTCCGCGTCCGCCGCGTCCACGCCGTCCCACAGGATCCGCCCCCGGTCCGGCCGGTACAGCCCGGCCAGCAGCTTCACCAGGGTCGTCTTGCCCGAGCCGTTCTCCCCGACCAGCGCGACGATCCGGCCGAGCGGGAGGGAGAGCGTGACGTCGTCGAGGGCGGGGCGCGCCGACTCGCCGGGATAGCCGAACGTGACGTTCTCGAAGCGGATCTCCCGCGGGTCCTCCGGCAGGGCCACCCCGCCCTCCGGGATCGCCCGCTCGGCCGCCTCGACGTACAGCCGCTGCAGATCCCCCACGAACAGGGCCTCCTCGTGGAGCTGGTTGACCTCCAGGACGAGCGTGTTCAGGCTCGCCGAGCCGCTGCGGATCGCGATCACCGCGGTGCCCGCGACCGCCAGCGCCATCGTCCCGGTGAGCAGCAGCCCGCCCAGCGTGGCGTACGTCGCCACCGTCGCCAGCCCCGTCCAGATCGCCGCGATCAGCCCGGTACGGGCGGCGAGCCGGGCCAGCCGGGCCTGCTCCGCCTCCGCCGTCTCCGACATCGCCCGGAAGTGCCGCAGCAGGAACGGGCCGACCCCGTGCACCCGGATCTCGGGCGCCGCCTCCGGCTCGGTCAGCAGAGCGGCGATGAGATGACCCGCGCGCGCGTGCTGCACCCAGGTGTGGAACGACTCGTAGCGGCGCCGCGCGTTCGTCAGGGCGCTCCAGGCGCTCGGCAG
It includes:
- a CDS encoding FUSC family protein, whose translation is MSPRSAVADRTVLPPWLAHALRAQRGPVPWSAVTRGALAAGPLLLVAVLTDHVSLGVVAAIAAMLAGINDRPGSRRAAVKRLGVPALAGAGGMLVGTYVGGQVGAVALTAVLTALGLLAGGMSAIGPVASGAGTQLLVAAAVGAGMPVPEAGWIRALAFLAGAGWLLTLRLALPTPGALTGDFRFDGERAAVAGVYDAVADLLDAAGTEHATARRAALTAALDHAQDALTGPRLRRCAGSAAERRLHAQYAAALPLAEAATALAWAGDPVCERATEGPRRLAVAVRDHTPTGPLPAPSRSAPALRALDDALLHAAETFDRGGADALHTRRRRARDLLRTAFGAGGREYGLRVALCFGASAAIAQALHHSHWYGQHTHWYWLPATAVFLVKPDLGPLVSRVLCRAAGTVLGALLFAAFAAVLPRPEGLVALVAVCGALIPVSTRHFAAQTAVVTVLVLSLVMVGGEPQASVSRIAETLLACAIVLVVGHLPMPGERGGQVRARLATASAAAHAYLTHVLDGPDDRAVRWTLRREAYRTLAEARTASALAAHELPALARHSEGTDEVAALLERLVDTTTACAVHLDDTGRLGPGHRARLAELLGELAVRRDRVGLTTPVPVPLAG
- a CDS encoding ABC transporter ATP-binding protein — protein: MGWNQHRDAFLELSFRAMVTRLPSLLAVSLKLARQADPRAARTVLAAEAGRGVAQAVGLLAVNSVLTRLIGGGPMEDRLHGSLPALVVMAAVLLVGALLRAASTYATGRLEPKVERVATELYLERAAAVELAAIEDHAFHKLLDTAQYGASSARRMIMYGTRVVNAMISLVAAAGVLTVLHPLLLPLLITMTLPSAWSALTNARRRYESFHTWVQHARAGHLIAALLTEPEAAPEIRVHGVGPFLLRHFRAMSETAEAEQARLARLAARTGLIAAIWTGLATVATYATLGGLLLTGTMALAVAGTAVIAIRSGSASLNTLVLEVNQLHEEALFVGDLQRLYVEAAERAIPEGGVALPEDPREIRFENVTFGYPGESARPALDDVTLSLPLGRIVALVGENGSGKTTLVKLLAGLYRPDRGRILWDGVDAADADRHQLAERIAMVAQDFKRWPFTARVNVAVGRSSAAMTEERLAGAVAEAGAEDVVADLPRGLDTLLARNFSGGHELSGGQWQRLGIARAAYRRGRILIVDEPTAALDARAELEVFDKIRALAGSGQTVVLITHRLASVRHADLVHVLDQGRLVESGTPDELLACGGVYAELYALQAEQFKPTAPTSSVG
- a CDS encoding endonuclease/exonuclease/phosphatase family protein; this translates as MLLATWNLENLYRPGGPFGPKDKAAYEAKLAALADVVTALDPGVLGVQEVGEPEALADLLETVGGTWHTALSALPDGRGIRVGVVSRTPLEVLADTRAFPARVRPVQADDSGAVSEGAGRGFLAVETVTEAGPLRMAVAHLKSKLLTYPGDRFFPHDEGERARYGAYALYRRAAEATALRALADELLAGDGRARDVAVLGDLNDEVQAATTQMLLGPPGSVIGTPGFETPDRGDAARLWDVAPLIPADRRYSRIDSGRRELIDHILTSHRLVHRVTQAGTGTVEELRLPSVGADPAAHHSAAGSDHAPVWVRVG